From Ignisphaera aggregans DSM 17230, the proteins below share one genomic window:
- a CDS encoding extracellular solute-binding protein family 5 (COGs: COG0747 ABC-type dipeptide transport system periplasmic component~InterPro IPR000914~KEGG: kcr:Kcr_0510 ABC-type dipeptide transport system, periplasmic component~PFAM: extracellular solute-binding protein family 5~SPTR: B1L484 ABC-type dipeptide transport system, periplasmic component~PFAM: Bacterial extracellular solute-binding proteins, family 5 Middle) produces MAEVRTLAIYIVLLVIVAIAAYYVGTLQAPTKTVTTTITERYTATLTTTVTETITATETKPVAISPTPTPTPGYITEKIVIGTTDKVTDLDPSNAYDFFTWEILNNVMEGLVKYEPGTDRIIPGIAERWESRDNGTIWIFYLRKNVRFADGTPLTAADVVRSIKRVMKINGDPAWLVTEFIEDVKALDNYTVEFILKKPTGYFLALVATPPYFPVHPSYPDDKIVSDAIWGGAGPYMIREFKRDQYIVLEANPYYYGEQPKTKTIIVRFYKDAASLRLALEKGEVDIAWRTLRPTDYEDLKKNPNFKVIEVPGSFIRYLVINVKMDPVSNVLVRRAIAAAIDRKDLAETVFLETMEPLYSLVPKGMWSHEDVFLEKYGDGNLTLAIQLLKQAGYSENNKLHIELWYTPTHYGDTEADLAQLIKEQLERTGLIVVDLKSSEWATYVDQLRNGQMMIALLGWYPDYIDPDNFLYPFLHSQANKWTGTGYANPEVDRLIEEGAIELDQTKRAEIYGEVQRILAEDVPYIPLLQGKLLMVTQKNIEGVKLGPTLLFYYWTVYKTTG; encoded by the coding sequence ATGGCTGAGGTAAGAACATTAGCCATATACATTGTATTATTGGTAATTGTAGCTATAGCAGCATACTATGTCGGAACACTCCAAGCACCTACAAAAACAGTAACTACAACAATAACAGAGAGATATACAGCAACACTAACTACAACGGTAACAGAAACAATTACTGCTACAGAGACTAAACCAGTAGCTATATCCCCTACACCAACTCCTACACCAGGATACATAACAGAGAAAATAGTGATAGGAACTACAGATAAGGTTACCGATCTAGATCCATCAAATGCCTATGACTTCTTCACATGGGAAATACTAAACAATGTTATGGAAGGTCTTGTAAAATATGAGCCCGGGACAGATAGGATTATACCTGGTATAGCTGAGAGATGGGAATCTAGAGATAATGGTACTATATGGATCTTCTATCTAAGGAAAAATGTGAGATTTGCTGATGGAACTCCATTGACAGCAGCAGATGTTGTTAGAAGTATTAAGAGGGTTATGAAGATTAATGGTGATCCAGCATGGCTTGTAACAGAATTTATTGAAGATGTTAAGGCATTAGATAACTATACAGTTGAATTTATACTTAAGAAGCCTACAGGTTACTTCCTAGCACTTGTAGCTACACCACCATACTTCCCTGTACACCCAAGCTATCCTGATGATAAGATAGTTAGCGATGCTATATGGGGTGGAGCTGGACCTTATATGATAAGAGAGTTCAAGAGAGATCAATATATAGTGCTTGAAGCTAATCCATATTACTATGGGGAACAACCAAAAACTAAAACAATTATAGTTAGGTTCTATAAAGATGCAGCTTCCCTTAGATTAGCATTAGAGAAAGGTGAAGTCGATATAGCTTGGAGAACCCTTAGACCTACAGACTATGAAGATCTTAAAAAGAATCCCAACTTTAAGGTTATAGAGGTACCTGGATCCTTCATAAGATATCTAGTTATAAACGTTAAGATGGATCCCGTATCAAATGTATTGGTGAGAAGAGCTATAGCAGCTGCAATTGATAGAAAGGATCTTGCAGAGACAGTTTTTCTAGAAACTATGGAGCCTCTCTACAGCCTTGTACCAAAGGGTATGTGGAGCCATGAGGATGTCTTTCTAGAAAAATATGGTGATGGAAATCTAACGCTAGCTATTCAGCTACTTAAACAAGCTGGTTATAGTGAAAATAATAAGTTGCATATAGAGCTCTGGTATACACCTACACACTATGGAGATACAGAAGCAGATCTTGCACAACTGATCAAGGAACAACTAGAGAGGACAGGTCTCATAGTTGTTGATTTGAAGAGTAGTGAGTGGGCTACATATGTAGATCAGTTAAGAAATGGACAAATGATGATAGCTCTACTTGGATGGTATCCAGACTATATAGATCCAGACAACTTCCTCTATCCATTCCTACACAGTCAAGCTAATAAATGGACGGGAACAGGTTATGCAAATCCAGAGGTAGATAGGTTGATAGAGGAGGGAGCTATAGAACTAGATCAGACAAAAAGAGCTGAAATATATGGAGAGGTACAGAGGATACTAGCTGAAGATGTTCCATATATACCACTCCTCCAAGGAAAACTATTGATGGTTACACAGAAGAATATCGAAGGAGTGAAGCTAGGACCCACACTATTGTTCTACTACTGGACAGTATACAAAACAACAGGTTGA
- a CDS encoding conserved hypothetical protein (InterPro IPR005829~KEGG: kcr:Kcr_0464 hypothetical protein~SPTR: B1L438 Putative uncharacterized protein) — protein sequence MSEKRYRWAWELFVGSLFIGIGLGQIFGEPGVGTLLGMGVGFILTAIIRIEEERPRVVIRSSPTLASIPLIIMGLVFIVTGLGISDVINIDMKVLMGLLLTVVGITMVLMGIVIMARRRH from the coding sequence ATGAGTGAGAAGAGGTATCGTTGGGCTTGGGAATTATTTGTAGGTTCATTGTTTATAGGTATAGGGTTGGGGCAGATCTTCGGAGAGCCAGGGGTAGGTACACTTCTTGGTATGGGTGTAGGCTTTATTCTAACAGCTATAATTCGTATTGAGGAGGAGAGACCGAGAGTTGTTATTAGGTCTAGTCCTACCCTAGCTAGTATACCGCTTATTATCATGGGCTTGGTCTTTATTGTTACTGGTCTTGGAATCTCTGACGTAATAAATATTGATATGAAGGTTCTTATGGGATTACTCCTTACAGTAGTTGGTATAACAATGGTTTTAATGGGTATAGTGATTATGGCTAGAAGAAGACACTAG
- a CDS encoding membrane-flanked domain (InterPro IPR005182~KEGG: smr:Smar_1569 hypothetical protein~PFAM: membrane-flanked domain~SPTR: A3DPU3 Putative uncharacterized protein~PFAM: Bacterial membrane flanked domain), translated as MVEEFRPSPKMKLIYWIYFSIYLIPMAVICIVISMASIIAGAIFMVITILIPLIVLAIWIPRFYESIVFRVEDDHVYARYGVWWKVEKRVPYNLVSEVTVRQGPIQRRLGLVNVDVYTPATGVTKPEITLFQLPKDIGLEISSVLRRKVGILSSRERRAIEEEILKELKEIRKLLEERLHR; from the coding sequence ATGGTTGAAGAGTTTAGGCCTTCGCCAAAGATGAAGCTTATCTACTGGATATATTTCTCAATATATCTAATACCTATGGCTGTCATATGTATTGTTATCTCTATGGCTAGTATCATTGCTGGAGCTATATTTATGGTGATAACAATATTAATTCCATTAATAGTTTTAGCTATCTGGATACCTCGTTTCTATGAATCCATTGTGTTTAGGGTGGAGGATGACCATGTATATGCTAGATATGGTGTATGGTGGAAGGTGGAGAAGCGTGTTCCCTATAACTTAGTATCAGAGGTTACAGTTAGACAGGGTCCTATTCAGAGAAGGTTAGGTCTAGTCAATGTAGATGTATATACTCCTGCTACAGGTGTTACAAAACCAGAGATTACATTATTCCAACTACCAAAGGATATTGGATTAGAGATATCCTCAGTATTACGCAGAAAGGTGGGTATATTATCATCGCGTGAGAGAAGAGCTATAGAGGAAGAGATACTAAAGGAGCTTAAGGAGATTAGAAAATTACTAGAGGAGAGACTACATCGATAA
- a CDS encoding putative RecA ATPase (COGs: COG0467 RecA-superfamily ATPase implicated in signal transduction~InterPro IPR010624~KEGG: hbu:Hbut_0633 putative RecA ATPase~SPTR: A2BKH9 Putative RecA ATPase~PFAM: KaiC), whose translation MSVVEFIEKFIPGLLRYRGTLVVEGYPGAGKTTLAASICHSYVLKNERCLYLTFQEDKEKVFKILLSLGIDFIEAEKKGFLRYLRLPIASDVGSLLEELNKHIAGFRPRVIVIDSINPMLKAVENDFNRRAYLQNYFASLPETMNNLVIMIYELPAIGIGIGLDDIEFVADAIIALKYKVSRGIISRYAEIKKARGSPLKIAEIPFTIREGMGIRFFVLPTPEEIIATKSEELQLPQPLANKIYTKIIKGESILVVYPPDARPFEDTVVVLIMAMINNAKVLFISYRYSPEDLHRMLINVATSIGVSRDIVEELINKFIEFHSINPMAYSIPEIFTQEISLVESIKPDIAVFHGIEVFWYIANTEEYFTNLFNQLQYLRSKGITTIRMSSYVSEEFYNLNSSLADAIYRLYFSPSGKLMLYVWRRDGIPRVFDVDELIGDFMAVGNYLKRYDISSI comes from the coding sequence ATGAGCGTAGTTGAGTTTATTGAGAAGTTTATACCAGGTTTGCTGAGATATAGAGGTACACTAGTTGTTGAGGGTTATCCAGGTGCTGGTAAGACTACTCTTGCTGCTTCTATATGTCATAGCTATGTATTAAAAAATGAGAGATGTCTATATCTAACTTTTCAAGAAGATAAGGAGAAGGTTTTTAAAATACTCCTTAGTCTAGGTATAGATTTTATAGAGGCTGAAAAGAAAGGGTTTTTAAGATATTTGAGACTTCCAATAGCTTCTGATGTTGGATCCCTCTTAGAGGAGTTGAACAAGCATATAGCTGGATTTAGACCTAGGGTAATTGTTATAGATTCTATAAACCCTATGTTAAAGGCTGTTGAGAACGATTTCAATAGAAGAGCATATCTACAAAACTATTTTGCTTCACTTCCAGAGACTATGAATAACCTAGTTATTATGATCTATGAACTTCCAGCTATAGGTATAGGTATTGGGCTGGACGACATAGAGTTTGTAGCTGATGCAATTATAGCATTGAAATACAAAGTTAGTAGAGGTATTATATCAAGATATGCAGAGATAAAGAAGGCGAGGGGATCACCACTAAAAATAGCTGAAATACCGTTTACAATTCGTGAAGGTATGGGGATCAGATTCTTTGTATTGCCAACACCAGAAGAAATTATAGCGACAAAATCTGAAGAGCTCCAGCTCCCACAGCCTCTCGCCAATAAGATATATACAAAGATAATTAAAGGTGAATCTATATTAGTTGTATACCCACCTGATGCTAGACCATTTGAAGATACTGTTGTTGTTCTTATTATGGCGATGATAAATAATGCCAAGGTTCTATTCATAAGCTATAGATATTCACCAGAAGATCTACACAGAATGTTGATAAATGTTGCAACAAGTATAGGGGTTAGTAGAGATATAGTTGAAGAACTCATTAACAAATTCATAGAGTTTCACTCAATTAACCCTATGGCATACAGCATCCCTGAGATTTTTACTCAGGAAATCTCTCTAGTAGAAAGTATTAAACCAGATATAGCTGTATTCCATGGCATCGAAGTTTTCTGGTACATAGCTAATACTGAGGAGTACTTCACCAATCTCTTTAATCAGCTTCAATATCTTAGATCAAAAGGTATAACAACTATTAGAATGTCTTCATATGTATCTGAAGAGTTCTATAATCTGAATAGCAGTCTAGCAGATGCTATCTATAGACTATATTTCTCTCCATCTGGAAAGCTTATGCTCTATGTTTGGAGAAGAGATGGAATTCCAAGGGTATTCGATGTCGATGAACTTATAGGTGATTTCATGGCTGTTGGTAATTATCTAAAGAGATATGATATCTCTAGTATATGA
- a CDS encoding Protein of unknown function DUF553 (InterPro IPR007562~KEGG: hbu:Hbut_0766 hypothetical protein~PFAM: Protein of unknown function DUF553~SPTR: A2BKV9 Putative uncharacterized protein~PFAM: Transglutaminase-like domain) has product MSILTRYRDNVMKLREYSNLIDDYLCSLSLQGIESTATEYEQPIGRDINRISVAYEQDRYSKSRDIPQKIQRASLGKAIIIVVIIIIAIAIYGTIKFSPQQTIPSTPTSITPISTKTISPIETQTIYNTYTTTLDTLSIGEIDTTRSIETSSTTIPSTTQKTTIEETRMATAIISTPTATLQTPSITTTTTSVSTSPLLTTMTTETQFYTHTTETMIVENSSTITPIEISTETITTTLVPTTVIQINETATSTPTIYTPKTYLDLDTVILYENISDFVIEIRGINTSSNKLYIEISYNNQTIYLHALGFPRDEIAIIAQYAFVNKTYAKLIFPLDTIKREVYRLNISSEFYIILPMANKICYANLNNEEFLNITYCKDVVFIQPPTTPSLGYPTFYDVILNTFNETSMNILRKSVYRDSLPNDTRWIIWNALTWINNNIEYDRAKALSPSTGIYDPLTTMKLGKGICSDYAVLTSAILLSANINPVYILTFNTSIGLHAAVGIELNNTLWILDQHLPVIEWDDYKQYVVNITSQIYVYRIWYSHGTSSIEFYRMDREYIDTYPIDAIDQRAIDIVMDIVSRETGMRISRELSTVIHIWGASLKLSLPIIDRDIYVPLDTAYSPIFKEQWSVWLASYIIDLLNKYYLDCIEMHGSFWATIYRDSSYTVVKIYAVPFQVPNTIYKLYGDKLYIEINLSTYIYDPINDIQIFLYTDNSGYCAGIAPPGYGYSIPYINADKWYDNLIVIVSMEKIYSLKQYCIGDIYIVISLKSIPIYAIPIQRLG; this is encoded by the coding sequence ATGTCTATACTAACTAGGTATAGAGATAATGTTATGAAGCTTAGGGAATATAGCAATCTTATAGATGATTATCTATGTTCTCTATCGTTACAAGGTATAGAATCTACAGCTACAGAATATGAACAACCTATAGGGAGAGATATCAATAGGATATCTGTGGCGTATGAACAAGATAGATATAGCAAATCTAGAGATATTCCACAAAAAATACAGAGAGCTAGTCTTGGCAAAGCTATAATAATTGTAGTAATTATCATTATTGCTATAGCTATATATGGTACAATAAAATTCTCTCCACAGCAAACAATACCCAGTACCCCTACATCAATAACACCTATATCTACAAAAACTATATCACCAATAGAAACTCAAACCATATACAATACATATACAACTACACTAGATACACTATCAATAGGTGAAATAGATACAACAAGATCTATAGAAACCTCCTCAACAACTATACCTAGTACAACTCAGAAAACCACTATAGAAGAAACTAGGATGGCTACAGCTATAATATCTACACCAACAGCAACCCTACAGACACCCTCGATAACAACTACAACAACATCTGTATCAACATCACCACTACTAACAACTATGACAACAGAAACCCAGTTCTATACACATACAACAGAGACTATGATAGTAGAGAACTCCTCTACAATAACACCTATCGAAATATCTACAGAGACTATCACAACTACTTTAGTGCCAACAACAGTTATTCAAATAAATGAAACAGCTACATCAACACCAACAATATATACACCAAAGACGTATCTAGATCTAGATACAGTTATTCTCTATGAAAATATCTCTGATTTTGTTATAGAGATAAGAGGAATTAATACAAGTAGCAATAAGCTATATATAGAGATTTCATACAATAATCAAACTATATATCTACATGCACTTGGATTTCCGAGAGATGAAATAGCTATTATTGCTCAATACGCCTTTGTAAATAAGACGTATGCCAAGCTCATATTTCCACTAGATACTATAAAGAGAGAGGTATATAGACTAAACATATCCAGTGAATTCTATATAATTCTGCCCATGGCTAACAAGATATGCTATGCAAATCTTAACAATGAAGAATTTCTAAACATTACTTATTGTAAAGACGTTGTATTCATCCAACCACCAACTACACCAAGCCTAGGCTACCCCACATTCTATGATGTTATTCTCAACACATTTAATGAGACTTCTATGAATATACTGCGAAAATCTGTCTATAGAGATTCACTACCTAACGATACTAGATGGATCATATGGAATGCTCTTACATGGATTAACAATAACATTGAATACGATAGAGCTAAGGCTTTATCCCCTTCTACAGGTATATATGATCCATTAACAACCATGAAATTGGGGAAAGGTATATGTAGTGACTATGCAGTACTAACATCAGCAATACTACTATCAGCAAACATAAACCCTGTATATATATTAACATTCAATACATCTATAGGACTACATGCAGCTGTAGGTATAGAGCTAAACAATACTCTATGGATATTAGACCAACATCTACCTGTTATAGAATGGGATGACTATAAACAATATGTTGTAAATATAACAAGCCAGATATATGTATACAGGATATGGTATAGCCATGGTACATCATCAATAGAGTTCTATAGAATGGATAGAGAGTATATAGATACATATCCAATAGATGCTATAGATCAGAGAGCCATAGATATTGTTATGGATATAGTATCTAGAGAAACTGGAATGAGGATATCTAGAGAGTTATCTACAGTTATACATATCTGGGGTGCTAGCTTAAAATTATCTCTACCGATAATTGATAGAGACATATATGTTCCACTAGATACAGCATATTCTCCTATCTTCAAGGAGCAGTGGAGTGTATGGTTAGCTAGCTATATAATAGATCTCCTCAATAAGTATTATCTAGATTGTATTGAGATGCATGGCTCATTTTGGGCTACGATTTATAGAGATAGTAGCTATACAGTTGTAAAGATATATGCTGTTCCTTTCCAAGTTCCAAACACTATATATAAATTATATGGAGATAAACTCTATATAGAGATAAACCTATCGACATATATCTATGACCCAATAAATGATATACAGATCTTTCTATATACAGATAACTCTGGATACTGTGCAGGGATTGCACCACCAGGCTATGGATATTCAATACCATATATAAATGCTGATAAATGGTATGACAATCTTATAGTTATAGTTAGTATGGAGAAAATCTATAGCCTTAAACAATACTGTATAGGAGACATATATATCGTTATATCTCTTAAATCTATACCTATATATGCTATACCTATACAGAGATTGGGATAG